Proteins encoded together in one Carya illinoinensis cultivar Pawnee chromosome 3, C.illinoinensisPawnee_v1, whole genome shotgun sequence window:
- the LOC122304315 gene encoding alpha/beta hydrolase domain-containing protein WAV2 isoform X2, producing the protein MVSYVSALLYGVGGIVVAGMALLVAFQEKLVYVPVLPGLTKSYAITPARLRLPYEDVWLLSSDGVRLHAWFIKLFPDCRGPTILFFQENAGNIAHRLEMVRIMIQRLNCNVFMLSYRGYGASDGYPSQHGIIRDAQAALDHLSQRTDIDTSRIVVFGRSLGGAVGAVLSKNNPDKIAALLLENTFTSILDMAGVLLPFLKWFIGKSSKGPRILNFLVRSPWSTIDVIGQIKQPILFLSGLQDEMVPPVHMQLLYVKAAAHNRQCLFVDFPTGMHMDTWVAGGDHYWKTIQQFLEEHVPEKKENESSRNRNAINSSM; encoded by the exons ATGGTGTCGTACGTGAGCGCGTTGCTGTATGGAGTGGGAGGCATAGTGGTGGCCGGGATGGCGTTGCTGGTAGCCTTTCAGGAAAAGCTCGTCTACGTGCCGGTCCTCCCCGGTCTGACCAAGTCCTACGCCATCACCCCCGCCCGCCTCCGCTTACCCTACGAGGATGTCTGGCTTCTATCCTCCGACGGTGTCCGCCTTCATGCCTGGTTCATTAAGCTCTTCCCCGACTGCCGAG GTCCAACCATTTTATTCTTCCAAGAAAATGCGGGAA ATATTGCCCATCGTCTCGAAATGGTCCGCATAATGATACAGAGGTTGAATTGCAACGTTTTTATGCTTTCATACCGAGG TTATGGAGCTAGCGATGGCTATCCTTCCCAGCATGGAATCATAAGGGATGCTCAG GCTGCATTGGATCATCTTTCTCAGAGGACTGACATTGACACATCTAGAATTGTTGTCTTTGGAAGATCACTTGGAGGTGCAGTTGGAGCTGTGCTTTCTAAAAACAATCCTGACAAG ATTGCCGCACTATTACTGGAGAACACTTTCACATCTATTCTGGATATGGCTGGAGTTCTATTGCCCTTCCTGAAGTGGTTCATAGGGAAAAGTTCGAAAGGTCCTAgaattctcaattttcttgttCGATCTCCATGGAGTACAATTGATGTCATAGGCCAG ATTAAGCAGCCAATCCTTTTTCTCTCTGGAttgcaagatgagatggttcCGCCAGTCCACATGCAGCTACTATATGTCAAAGCAGCTGCTCATAACAGGCAATGCCTCTTTGTAGATTTTCCTACTGGCATGCATATGGACACTTGGGTGGCCGGTGGTGATCATTACTGGAAAACAATTCAGCAGTTCCTTGAAGAACATGTtccagagaaaaaagaaaatgaatcatcCCGCAATAgaaatg CAATCAACAGCTCTATGTGA
- the LOC122304315 gene encoding alpha/beta hydrolase domain-containing protein WAV2 isoform X1, protein MVSYVSALLYGVGGIVVAGMALLVAFQEKLVYVPVLPGLTKSYAITPARLRLPYEDVWLLSSDGVRLHAWFIKLFPDCRGPTILFFQENAGNIAHRLEMVRIMIQRLNCNVFMLSYRGYGASDGYPSQHGIIRDAQAALDHLSQRTDIDTSRIVVFGRSLGGAVGAVLSKNNPDKIAALLLENTFTSILDMAGVLLPFLKWFIGKSSKGPRILNFLVRSPWSTIDVIGQIKQPILFLSGLQDEMVPPVHMQLLYVKAAAHNRQCLFVDFPTGMHMDTWVAGGDHYWKTIQQFLEEHVPEKKENESSRNRNVAAINSSM, encoded by the exons ATGGTGTCGTACGTGAGCGCGTTGCTGTATGGAGTGGGAGGCATAGTGGTGGCCGGGATGGCGTTGCTGGTAGCCTTTCAGGAAAAGCTCGTCTACGTGCCGGTCCTCCCCGGTCTGACCAAGTCCTACGCCATCACCCCCGCCCGCCTCCGCTTACCCTACGAGGATGTCTGGCTTCTATCCTCCGACGGTGTCCGCCTTCATGCCTGGTTCATTAAGCTCTTCCCCGACTGCCGAG GTCCAACCATTTTATTCTTCCAAGAAAATGCGGGAA ATATTGCCCATCGTCTCGAAATGGTCCGCATAATGATACAGAGGTTGAATTGCAACGTTTTTATGCTTTCATACCGAGG TTATGGAGCTAGCGATGGCTATCCTTCCCAGCATGGAATCATAAGGGATGCTCAG GCTGCATTGGATCATCTTTCTCAGAGGACTGACATTGACACATCTAGAATTGTTGTCTTTGGAAGATCACTTGGAGGTGCAGTTGGAGCTGTGCTTTCTAAAAACAATCCTGACAAG ATTGCCGCACTATTACTGGAGAACACTTTCACATCTATTCTGGATATGGCTGGAGTTCTATTGCCCTTCCTGAAGTGGTTCATAGGGAAAAGTTCGAAAGGTCCTAgaattctcaattttcttgttCGATCTCCATGGAGTACAATTGATGTCATAGGCCAG ATTAAGCAGCCAATCCTTTTTCTCTCTGGAttgcaagatgagatggttcCGCCAGTCCACATGCAGCTACTATATGTCAAAGCAGCTGCTCATAACAGGCAATGCCTCTTTGTAGATTTTCCTACTGGCATGCATATGGACACTTGGGTGGCCGGTGGTGATCATTACTGGAAAACAATTCAGCAGTTCCTTGAAGAACATGTtccagagaaaaaagaaaatgaatcatcCCGCAATAgaaatg ttgcAGCAATCAACAGCTCTATGTGA
- the LOC122304315 gene encoding alpha/beta hydrolase domain-containing protein WAV2 isoform X3 — translation MVSYVSALLYGVGGIVVAGMALLVAFQEKLVYVPVLPGLTKSYAITPARLRLPYEDVWLLSSDGVRLHAWFIKLFPDCRGPTILFFQENAGNIAHRLEMVRIMIQRLNCNVFMLSYRGYGASDGYPSQHGIIRDAQAALDHLSQRTDIDTSRIVVFGRSLGGAVGAVLSKNNPDKIAALLLENTFTSILDMAGVLLPFLKWFIGKSSKGPRILNFLVRSPWSTIDVIGQIKQPILFLSGLQDEMVPPVHMQLLYVKAAAHNRQCLFVDFPTGMHMDTWVAGGDHYWKTIQQFLEEHVPEKKENESSRNRNDFEAR, via the exons ATGGTGTCGTACGTGAGCGCGTTGCTGTATGGAGTGGGAGGCATAGTGGTGGCCGGGATGGCGTTGCTGGTAGCCTTTCAGGAAAAGCTCGTCTACGTGCCGGTCCTCCCCGGTCTGACCAAGTCCTACGCCATCACCCCCGCCCGCCTCCGCTTACCCTACGAGGATGTCTGGCTTCTATCCTCCGACGGTGTCCGCCTTCATGCCTGGTTCATTAAGCTCTTCCCCGACTGCCGAG GTCCAACCATTTTATTCTTCCAAGAAAATGCGGGAA ATATTGCCCATCGTCTCGAAATGGTCCGCATAATGATACAGAGGTTGAATTGCAACGTTTTTATGCTTTCATACCGAGG TTATGGAGCTAGCGATGGCTATCCTTCCCAGCATGGAATCATAAGGGATGCTCAG GCTGCATTGGATCATCTTTCTCAGAGGACTGACATTGACACATCTAGAATTGTTGTCTTTGGAAGATCACTTGGAGGTGCAGTTGGAGCTGTGCTTTCTAAAAACAATCCTGACAAG ATTGCCGCACTATTACTGGAGAACACTTTCACATCTATTCTGGATATGGCTGGAGTTCTATTGCCCTTCCTGAAGTGGTTCATAGGGAAAAGTTCGAAAGGTCCTAgaattctcaattttcttgttCGATCTCCATGGAGTACAATTGATGTCATAGGCCAG ATTAAGCAGCCAATCCTTTTTCTCTCTGGAttgcaagatgagatggttcCGCCAGTCCACATGCAGCTACTATATGTCAAAGCAGCTGCTCATAACAGGCAATGCCTCTTTGTAGATTTTCCTACTGGCATGCATATGGACACTTGGGTGGCCGGTGGTGATCATTACTGGAAAACAATTCAGCAGTTCCTTGAAGAACATGTtccagagaaaaaagaaaatgaatcatcCCGCAATAgaaatg ATTTCGAGGCGAGATGA
- the LOC122304316 gene encoding PHD finger protein ALFIN-LIKE 4-like isoform X2: MDGGGQYNPRTVEEVFRDFKGRRAGMIKALTTDVEEFYQQCDPEKENLCLYGFPNEQWEVNLPAEEVPPELPEPALGINFARDGMQEKDWLSLVAVHSDAWLLAVAFYFGARFGFDKTDRKRLFTMINDLPTIFEVVTGTTKKQAKEKSSVSNHSSNKSKSGSKARGSELGKFAKGMPAKDEDDVVDEEDEEEHGETLCGACGENYAADEFWICCDICEKWFHGKCVKITPARAEHIKQYKCPSCSNKRARP, encoded by the exons ATGGATGGAGGAGGACAGTACAACCCTCGCACAGTAGAGGAGGTTTTCAGGGACTTCAAGGGCCGTAGAGCTGGCATGATCAAAGCCCTCACCACTG ATGTTGAAGAATTTTATCAGCAGTGCGATCCTG AGAAGGAGAATCTTTGCCTTTATGGGTTTCCTAATGAACAGTGGGAAGTTAACTTACCTGCTGAAGAAGTACCTCCTGAGCTCCCAGAACCTGCATTAGGAATCAACTTTGCCAGAGACGGCATGCAAGAAAAGGATTGGCTGTCTCTGGTTGCTGTTCACAGTGATGCTTGGCTACTTGCAGTGGCATTCTATTTTGGTGCGAGATTTGGTTTTGATAAAACTGACAG GAAACGCCTCTTTACTATGATAAATGATCTGCCTACAATATTTGAGGTTGTGACTGGAACAACAAAGAAACAGGCGAAGGAGAAGTCGTCAGTTTCAAATCATAGCAGCAACAAATCCAAGTCAGGCTCGAAAGCG CGAGGATCCGAATTGGGCAAGTTTGCAAAGGGAATGCCGGCAAAGGATGAGGATGACGTAGTGgatgaggaagatgaagaagagcatGGGGAGACCTTGTGTGGGGCATGTGGGGAGAATTATGCCGCAGATGAGTTCTGGATATGTTGTGACATATGTGAGAAGTGGTTTCATGGCAAGTGTGTGAAGATCACCCCTGCGAGGGCTGAGCACATCAAGCAGTACAAGTGCCCCTCGTGCAGCAATAAGAGAGCACGCCCTTGA
- the LOC122304316 gene encoding PHD finger protein ALFIN-LIKE 4-like isoform X1, with protein sequence MDGGGQYNPRTVEEVFRDFKGRRAGMIKALTTDVEEFYQQCDPEKENLCLYGFPNEQWEVNLPAEEVPPELPEPALGINFARDGMQEKDWLSLVAVHSDAWLLAVAFYFGARFGFDKTDRKRLFTMINDLPTIFEVVTGTTKKQAKEKSSVSNHSSNKSKSGSKAQQRGSELGKFAKGMPAKDEDDVVDEEDEEEHGETLCGACGENYAADEFWICCDICEKWFHGKCVKITPARAEHIKQYKCPSCSNKRARP encoded by the exons ATGGATGGAGGAGGACAGTACAACCCTCGCACAGTAGAGGAGGTTTTCAGGGACTTCAAGGGCCGTAGAGCTGGCATGATCAAAGCCCTCACCACTG ATGTTGAAGAATTTTATCAGCAGTGCGATCCTG AGAAGGAGAATCTTTGCCTTTATGGGTTTCCTAATGAACAGTGGGAAGTTAACTTACCTGCTGAAGAAGTACCTCCTGAGCTCCCAGAACCTGCATTAGGAATCAACTTTGCCAGAGACGGCATGCAAGAAAAGGATTGGCTGTCTCTGGTTGCTGTTCACAGTGATGCTTGGCTACTTGCAGTGGCATTCTATTTTGGTGCGAGATTTGGTTTTGATAAAACTGACAG GAAACGCCTCTTTACTATGATAAATGATCTGCCTACAATATTTGAGGTTGTGACTGGAACAACAAAGAAACAGGCGAAGGAGAAGTCGTCAGTTTCAAATCATAGCAGCAACAAATCCAAGTCAGGCTCGAAAGCG CAACAGCGAGGATCCGAATTGGGCAAGTTTGCAAAGGGAATGCCGGCAAAGGATGAGGATGACGTAGTGgatgaggaagatgaagaagagcatGGGGAGACCTTGTGTGGGGCATGTGGGGAGAATTATGCCGCAGATGAGTTCTGGATATGTTGTGACATATGTGAGAAGTGGTTTCATGGCAAGTGTGTGAAGATCACCCCTGCGAGGGCTGAGCACATCAAGCAGTACAAGTGCCCCTCGTGCAGCAATAAGAGAGCACGCCCTTGA
- the LOC122304314 gene encoding protein PLASTID MOVEMENT IMPAIRED 1-RELATED 1, whose translation MMLSRVEAGKKVGDDSGNRKLLNEIETISKALYLEKNPSRSSISRVNTRSKSSGKTHLPDPQSKLKPDEEDPSRKEKKSIWNWRPLKALSHIRNRRFNCCFSLVVHSIEGLPSSFNDVSLCVHWKRRDGVLVTRPVKVLQGMAEFEEKLTHTCSVYGSRNGPHHSAKYEAKHFLLYASVYGVPELDLGKHRVDLTRLLPLTLEELEEEKSSGTWTTDFKLAGKAKGALMNVSFGYLVIGDNPSAPRSTGVLTSRQNSQSMVKAQTKLGQGDGRSRTHRAESLPSIRNQLSHATSHTVESIKDLHEVFPISKSELANSVDILYRKFDEDKLECPVGKPHLYACTEHLEPIKPNSNLLSDSAKENAETECGENEFSVVDQGVELSSKEYKKPEEVILMVADIAPVESSDIEIDTGGQVAFKESSDLDPKEKETGRCDNELVLRNCTTIEDDVGTKEALMKELESALNNASELETAALESPDHENFMELEPDCKMDDKGKSLSLDDDSESIASEFLNMLGIEHSPFGLSSESEPESPRERLLRQFEEEALAGGCSLFDFNGDGEGQAESGRYAPTGSVWGNLSELSSVVQDAEEEPQIASHAEKSKTRAKMLEDLETEALMREWGLNENAFQHSPPKSSDGFGSPIDLPPEGPVELPSLGEGLGPFLQTKNGGFVRSMDPSLFNNAKSGGNLIMQVSSPVVVPAEMGSETIEILQRLASVGIEKLSMQANKLMPLEDITGKTMQQVAWEAAPSLEGPERQSLLQHESAVGQDTFGGQKRVKGRSAEPESDKFSSSLAGNGTGSEYVSLEDLAPLAMHKIEALSMEGLRIQSGMSDEDAPVNISAQPSGEISALQGKGINISGSLGLDGAAGLQLLDIKDGGDDVDGLIGLSLSLDEWMRLDSGEIEDEDRISERTSKILAAHHANSLDSIRGGSKGERRRGKGSSKKCGLLGNNFTVALMVQLRDPLRNYEQVGAPMLALIQVERVFLPPKPKIYSTVPLVRNIDKEDDESESSVKETKEEIKEAKTTEEEVPQFRIAEVHVAGLKTEPGKKKLWGSSTQQQSGSRWLLANGMGKSNKHPFMKSKSVAKSAVPATTKVQPGDTLWSISSRVHGTGTKWKELAALNPHIRNPNIILPNETIRLR comes from the exons ATGATGTTGTCGAGAGTTGAAGCTGGGAAGAAGGTTGGTGATGATTCAGGTAATCGGAAGCTGCTGAATGAGATTGAAACCATAAGCAAAGCCTTATACCTGGAAAAAAACCCATCTAGGAGTTCGATTTCTAGAGTCAACACTCGGTCCAAGTCTTCTGGAAAAACCCACTTACCAGATCCCCAGTCGAAGCTTAAACCAGATGAGGAGGACCCCtcacgaaaagaaaagaagtccATTTGGAACTGGAGACCATTGAAGGCCCTGTCCCATATCCGAAACCGGAGGTTTAACTGTTGTTTTTCTCTCGTAGTCCATTCCATCGAAGGGTTGCCCTCAAGTTTCAATGATGTTAGTCTTTGCGTGCATTGGAAGCGGCGGGATGGGGTCCTGGTCACTCGTCCAGTGAAGGTTCTCCAAGGTATGGCAGAGTTTGAAGAGAAATTGACTCATACATGCTCGGTTTATGGTAGTAGGAATGGACCACACCATTCGGCAAAGTATGAGGCAAAGCATTTTCTGCTCTATGCTTCCGTTTATGGTGTGCCTGAACTTGATTTGGGGAAGCATCGGGTTGATCTCACGAGGCTACTGCCTCTGACGCTGGAGGAATTAGAGGAGGAAAAGAGCTCTGGGACGTGGACAACAGATTTTAAATTGGCAGGAAAGGCTAAAGGTGCATTGATGAATGTTAGTTTTGGATATTTAGTGATAGGTGATAATCCCAGTGCACCTAGAAGCACGGGGGTGTTGACTTCAAGGCAGAATAGTCAGAGTATGGTTAAAGCACAGACGAAACTTGGTCAAGGTGATGGCCGGAGCAGAACGCACCGTGCTGAAAGTCTTCCAAGCATAAGAAACCAGCTGTCTCATGCTACATCACATACCGTGGAGAGCATAAAAGACCTTCATGAGGTTTTTCCAATATCTAAGTCGGAACTTGCAAATTCGGTTGATATTCTGTATCGAAAATTTGATGAAGACAAGTTGGAATGTCCAGTTGGCAAGCCTCATCTTTATGCCTGTACTGAACATCTTGAGCCCATTAAACCAAATTCCAATCTTTTGTCTGACTCTGCTAAAGAAAATGCTGAAACGGAGTGTGGAGAGAATGAGTTTTCTGTGGTTGATCAGGGCGTAGAATTGTCATCAAAGGAGTATAAGAAGCCAGAGGAAGTCATTTTAATGGTTGCTGATATTGCTCCGGTTGAAAGTTCTGACATTGAAATTGACACTGGTGGACAGGTAGCTTTTAAGGAGAGCTCTGATCTTGATCCCAAGGAAAAGGAAACTGGTAGATGTGACAACGAACTTGTGTTACGCAACTGCACTACAATAGAGGATGATGTTGGCACCAAAGAAGCACTCATGAAAGAATTAGAGTCAGCTCTAAATAATGCATCAGAATTGGAGACAGCAGCATTAGAATCTCCAGACCATGAGAATTTCATGGAGCTTGAACCGGATTGTAAAATGGATGATAAAGGTAAGTCACTCAGCTTGGATGATGATTCTGAATCCATTGCAAGTGAGTTCCTAAACATGCTGGGGATAGAACATAGTCCATTCGGTTTGAGTTCTGAGAGCGAGCCTGAATCCCCAAGAGAGCGTCTGTTGAGACAATTTGAGGAGGAGGCTCTTGCCGGGGGCTGttctttatttgattttaatggagATGGTGAGGGCCAAGCTGAAAGTGGCCGCTATGCTCCAACTGGCTCTGTATGGGGGAACTTATCTGAACTTTCATCAGTGGTTCAGGATGCTGAAGAGGAGCCCCAGATAGCAAGTCATGCAGAGAAGAGCAAAACAAGGGCGAAAATGTTGGAAGACTTGGAAACAGAAGCCTTAATGCGTGAGTGGGGATTGAATGAAAATGCTTTTCAACATTCTCCACCAAAGAGCTCTGATGGGTTTGGGAGCCCAATTGATTTACCTCCTGAAGGGCCAGTTGAATTGCCTTCTCTTGGTGAAGGATTAGGTCCTTTTCTTCAGACAAAAAATGGAGGATTTGTACGGTCTATGGATCCCTCCCTTTTCAATAATGCTAAAAGTGGTGGTAATTTGATCATGCAGGTTTCTAGTCCAGTTGTTGTACCTGCAGAAATGGGTTCTGAGACAATAGAGATACTGCAGCGTTTGGCCTCAGTGGGAATTGAAAAGCTTTCTATGCAGGCCAATAAGTTGATGCCTTTGGAAGATATCACTGGAAAGACAATGCAGCAAGTAGCATGGGAAGCTGCACCCTCCTTGGAGGGACCTGAGAG GCAATCTTTGTTGCAGCATGAATCAGCGGTTGGACAAGACACGTTTGGTGGGCAAAAGAGAGTTAAAGGGAGGTCAGCTGAACCTGAGTCTGATAAATTTAGTTCCAGCTTGGCAGGCAACGGAACGGGCTCGGAATATGTCTCCCTAGAAGATCTTGCTCCTTTAGCTATGCATAAAATTGAAGCACTTTCTATGGAAGGTTTGAGAATACAATCTGGTATGTCAGATGAAGATGCGCCTGTAAACATCAGTGCACAGCCTAGTGGGGAAATTTCAGCTCTCCAGGGCAAGGGAATTAACATCAGCGGGTCTTTAGGTTTGGATGGAGCTGCTGGATTGCAGTTGTTGGACATAAAAGATGGTGGCGATGATGTTGATGGATTAATTGGCCTCTCTTTAAGTCTTGATGAATGGATGAGGCTGGATTCGGGTGAAATTGAGGATGAAGATCGTATCAGTGAACGTACTTCTAAAATCCTTGCAGCCCATCATGCTAACTCTTTGGACTCGATTCGTGGAGGTtcaaagggagagagaagacgAGGCAAAGGCTCTAGCAAAAAGTGTGGTTTACTGGGGAACAACTTCACAGTGGCTTTAATGGTGCAACTTCGTGATCCACTGCGAAATTATGAGCAGGTCGGTGCACCAATGCTTGCTCTTATTCAAGTCGAGAGAGTGTTTCTCCCACCGAAGCCAAAAATATACAGCACGGTTCCATTGGTAAGGAACATTGACAAGGAAGATGACGAGTCGGAGTCATCAGTAAAGGAgacaaaagaagaaataaaagaagcGAAAACTACCGAAGAGGAGGTTCCTCAGTTTAGAATCGCTGAAGTCCATGTTGCAGGTCTGAAGACAGAGCCTGGAAAAAAGAAGCTTTGGGGTTCCTCGACGCAGCAGCAATCTGGTTCCCGCTGGTTGCTTGCCAATGGAATGGGGAAGAGCAATAAGCATCCATTTATGAAGTCAAAGTCCGTTGCTAAGTCTGCCGTGCCAGCCACAACAAAGGTGCAACCTGGCGATACCTTGTGGAGCATCTCATCTCGTGTTCATGGTACTGGAACTAAATGGAAGGAATTGGCAGCATTAAATCCACATATACGGAACCCGAATATTATCTTACCAAATGAAACTATCAGGCTGCGCTGA